In Lolium rigidum isolate FL_2022 chromosome 3, APGP_CSIRO_Lrig_0.1, whole genome shotgun sequence, the genomic window TACTCCTCTGAAAGGAGGCAGTGCCAGCCAACTCTGCCCTCTCTGAGTAAAAGGGGCCCGTACCATATTTGCAGAAGGATCACAAAATAGCATGTGTTGGATGTAAACACGATGCAGCTGGCACCATTCATTAACGTTTCGATTTGTTTGTGTGGATAATATCTATAATCCATGCATAATGTGTGAGATCCTCTAATGTGTTAGTTTTGGATTTCAAATCAAGCAAACAAACAGTTAGTCCTACAGCGATTTTATTTGTCAGGTTCTTGAATCCAATGCATAAAATCTGCTGCTGAACATCCACATGCTACTCGACATTTCGCTCACATGTAGAATATTTGGTCACtagttttttttcaaatttatttGAGATGATTCTTTTATCTCAGATCTATGCTGTTCTGTAATACATTGCTATTTCCATAATATTTTAGATATGCTACGATCGTGGTAATAAGAGAAAAAGGCAATCTGTAAAGAAAAAGAAGTCATCATGTGCGCCACATCACTCTGGCTTGTGTTTGTTACTTCAACTCTGGAGTAAATGTTTACCACGTAAACTCATGTTTCATTTGCATCGTCTCTATAAATTAGCTAGCTCAAATTCTCTACTGCTTTGATTCAGAGAGATATATCCTAGCATACATAGGCATTATGGGCTTACTCTAGAATGACCCTAACCTATACATTTACATCATATATACATAACACCCACCCCTTTAAACTCAAGGTGGATTTGACATATTGGGTTTGAGAAAATATATAGCTTAAGTTGTTCTCTAGTTTAGGCTTCTGTAAAGAATTCAACAAGTTGAAGCTCTGATGGAACATAATCGAGGTGAATGGTTGATTGTTGCCAATGAACGGTGCGAAGAACCCATCCACACCAATGTGCTTGGTTAGCTCATGCTTGGCCAGTTCATTTGGTATCTGAATAGTAGTAGTGCTGTCAAACAGAAAGGATGTGGGTGCTGTCACATAAGGAACCAAGATCAACCAAATACCAAAGAAGGCAGGCCATCTCTTATGTACTAGTAGTAGCAAGTGCTCGAAGCTCGGGCTCAGCAGTAGAACAAGACATTGTTGCTCCTTTCTTAGAGTTCCACATAATGAGAGAAGTGCCAAGAAAGAGACAATAGCTTATAACAGAGCGAAGAACACGAAGCAGCTGGCAATAATTAACTGAGGTAGGAGCCCTAGCAGACTGACTGAGGACGTGACCTGTGAGAATCTTCAGTAAAATTTTCCTGACTAGCTTGAAGTTCAGATTTTTCAATCTTATTCTTGGTCCTTGTTGCACTTTCGTGGCTGTTTGACGCTTCAGCAGAGACAGCCTGCAGGGCATGTTCAGGAGATAGATTTGGTGTAGAGGCATCAGGAGGATTACCACCCCCATGTCTTGTTAATGTATTTATAAAGAACTGATTTACTTCAGCAACTAGATCTTCGTTTGGACATTCAAGTAACTTTGCCAGCCTTTTTGCCCCAAAAGAGAAGGCACTGCGTATTCTAAAGTAATTGCCTGAAAAAAGTAACAAGTTATCAACACTACATATTGATGTGCTTTCATTGATCTTACAGAACGAGCAGTCAGAGCTTCTCTTTCAACAAATCCAAAATATGATATAAACTTTGCTGCATTCAAGAGGATGATCAATAAAAGCAGCAAAATGATCACAAAGACTGGAAAAGGAAGTGTGCACATACAGGCAGCgtatattttgttttgaattgCTTAAACAATCAAAATGAGATGGACATCATCTCTTAACCGAACATGTACTTTCTAGGCAGTCAACGCATGCTTTATTATAGGTCTACTACCAAGAGTAGCTGACTAAGCCGAGTACTAACAGTAGTAGTACAAAGGGATGATAAATGCAATTCAAAATAATGAAAAAATTAGTAACCAACAGAATTCAGAACATAAGTTATTAACATTAGCCGCCACAGACCAATAGAATAATGTGCACTGAGTGGCAgttgaaggcattggtcttctACCAGCTGGGTATAAAATTGTTTTCCAGCAATATCTAAGGGATGCTTGGTACATAaaaatggtactccctccgatccaaattaattgcaGCAAATTTAGGCAAAATGTTGCCTAAAATCTGTTTAGATTCAATGAACCTGCGACAACTAATTTGGACCAGATGGGGTAAGTTACTGGAGGCTACAAGGTTTTGCAACAAGGGGTCTAACAAGCTTGGTTACTCCATAAAGGTTTTTTATATCCTCTTGATGGGGTTTGTTAGCAGGGCAAAGCTGTGAGTTTTATGAGTTACAACTCAAAtaacaaatatattattttacaCATTGCATTCTCAATAGGTTATTGGACAGGATGGAGATACAGACACAGGGAGACACCAGATTAAAATATATAAATACAAAGAAAAATACATGACCTGCTATACACAACAGACACAGAACAATCAAAGCCTTTTTTCCAAGTAacttggggtaggctagatatgaaacccaacggaAAACACACAGAATATCCATAATAAGAAACTAAAAAGATGATAATGAATAAAAAGGCTTAGAAGGCCGGCTCACCAATAGAGCTGGGTCACCAGTAGAGCCAACTCAACACACCACACCAATGGCAAATAGGGCACCCACAACACACCATAGCCCTACACATCTGCAGCAGCCACCACCACATGACCATATGACCCATATGGACCTCCTTTTTCCATTCTTAACAAGCTTCTTCAATTAATCATCTCAGCCTTGCAATCTGGAGCTTACTATCCCAGCTCCCCCTTAGTCCCACTATGTCAGCTCTCCCTTAGACCCCAGAGGATGCAGCTGCCAGCCTAGAGGAGGCTGGGTGGTGGAACAACCGAGGGGTCAAGCAGACGAGTCTGGCGACACTCCTCTTTCTATATAGGTTTACATCGACTTGGTTTGGGCCATATCCATAGAGtatgtctttttctttcttctcttttAAATAGAAACTTAaagttaaaaggaaacatgtatgCATGAACGGGCTGGTGATAACAGTAGGTTAGTGCCATACCCGTGCAACATAGCTGAAAAGGAAGTATTTTGTTTAAGAATCAGACATCTGGCACAGCTACACCAGGCTTGGCCAAAATGGGGAAGCCTAGCAACCATAGATAGAGCAAGAGCCATTTAGAGTATGTGCACGGAGAGATAATTTTTTGGTCAGCACTAAGTTGTAGTTGCTGGTTACTTCTCTACAGATGTCTGTACAGTGGTGAGCTTCCACCGGTTGAAAAATTAAACACACTCTTTCTAGATAACAGTTATGCACAATTCTTACCATATAATTCATTTTATTATATGAAAATGCTTAGTAATTAGAATCTGAACATATCGAGATATCTCATGGGACATTATTTTTCCGATGTTTAATCTGATTAAATAGTAATTAGCATGTTTACCATATAGTTATGTAGACTTACAAATATCTTTAATCCAAACACAAGGATAGCATCCATCGTATGACTAGCAAAAGGCAAAACCAGCAAGCATGAACTCTGCTGGATTCATCTGCTTCAATTAGACTATTTTAGGTAGGGTAGTAGTTACCTTTACTGACACTTCTTCCAAGGTTCTTGTTTGTTCGTAATGGATCAATAACATTGAAGTGCTTTGATACAAATGGTTGACCCTGGTTTTCCAGGGTGCGAGCCGCAACTCCATAGAGCTGGCTGCATCTGTCTAGGAAGGCCTTGCTCAGCAACAAGTCACCAGTGTCCATCCGTGGGGAGTCCGCTGCATCAAATGACAATAAAATTTTCAAACACCATGTTTCAATAAGCTATGAAACAGTAGTAGGATTAAGACAATATATCAGATTACCAGTCATATCTGGAAGTGAATTTATAGGAACTGGGCCCCACAAACTCAAACAAAATTTCTCCCAATCAAAGTTGCTAAAGAATTCTAAGAAACGGTATAATACCTGCAAATGTAAAATTAACAAATAAGCAATGTTTTCATGTCAGGATAGTAAAATCCAAGAGAGAAAAATTACCTCAAGTGGTCCCGTAAAACAGTTGTTGAACACGTGAAAAATGTACAGAACTAGAGTCTCCAATGCATAAGTAGATATAAGACCATGGTGAGCTCCAAGAACACGACTCTCGTAAAAACACCATGCCTTAACCAATATGATACTCCGTTTGAATAAATGGTTTTTATTAATCAAGTTATCAACCTAATAAAATGTGAATTCATTAGAAGCAAGTATAGGAAGAAAAATCAAGTTGCTTTGAGTCTCGAACCTATATGCGATAACCATAGCCATAAAGTCAACATTGTACATGTGATAGTATTAATGTACACAAAGAATTATTCCAGCAGATTATTtgcatatagtaaacattcaGTTGATTTAAACAAGAGACACACCTGTTCAAGGAAACTAAGTGTACACAATCCACCAACTTGGTTAAATGAGATATCAACAACAATGTTGTCCACGAGACACTTGATAAGCTTTACCTGTGCATGATTCACGAATAATATGAGAATGGTACCAAATGAATGAAGACACAAGACAGCAATATATAAGTAACAAAGCACAACCATAAAATAAGTAACATAAAGAGAAGAACATGTTTCCCTATTCTGAGAACTAGAAGGAAGTTGGAAGCATTTTTCCATTACACAATACACCTGAATGTTTCAACTCGGAAATAATAGGTTAGTGCAGCTTACAATAAGGAGTAGCCTATACAAATAGAATATCCAGAAGCATGTGAATAAACTATGTTTGTTCAGTTCTACTCCGACGGTCCGACCCATGTGGCAAAAATCAAAACACAGCAATGGGATTTCACTACTAATTTCAACATACACATGTGTGCAGGCAAGCTTGTTAATTCAACACTACCctccgttcaaaaaaaaaaatcagcactaCCCTAGGTATATATGGCTACAGCTTGAGCCATGTATATACGGAAAAAGTAATATGATGTCGGACATGTCAGAGAAAGACTACCTCCGCCTGAATATACTGAACTTCTTTTACACACAATTCAGCAGTTTCATCTTTCTCTTCATGCTCCAAAGCATCCTGAACCAGATTCGCCCAGGTATCCTTTAATTCTTCACTATTAGTGAACACAGTGACATCGATATCACCATCCGGTAAGTAAGTCTTCAGAGGGCCTGATCCGAAAGTAAAAACCTGAAGGAGGGGGAGGGGTCG contains:
- the LOC124694998 gene encoding uncharacterized protein LOC124694998 — protein: MVPNGLLPNASAGVTRRLDPERWAVAESRTAELIARIQPNAYSQGRRHAVYNYVQRIIRNCLSCQVFTFGSGPLKTYLPDGDIDVTVFTNSEELKDTWANLVQDALEHEEKDETAELCVKEVQYIQAEVKLIKCLVDNIVVDISFNQVGGLCTLSFLEQVDNLINKNHLFKRSIILVKAWCFYESRVLGAHHGLISTYALETLVLYIFHVFNNCFTGPLEVLYRFLEFFSNFDWEKFCLSLWGPVPINSLPDMTADSPRMDTGDLLLSKAFLDRCSQLYGVAARTLENQGQPFVSKHFNVIDPLRTNKNLGRSVSKGNYFRIRSAFSFGAKRLAKLLECPNEDLVAEVNQFFINTLTRHGGGNPPDASTPNLSPEHALQAVSAEASNSHESATRTKNKIEKSELQASQENFTEDSHRSRPQSVC